From one Neovison vison isolate M4711 chromosome 1, ASM_NN_V1, whole genome shotgun sequence genomic stretch:
- the LOC122899546 gene encoding LOW QUALITY PROTEIN: 60 kDa heat shock protein, mitochondrial-like (The sequence of the model RefSeq protein was modified relative to this genomic sequence to represent the inferred CDS: inserted 1 base in 1 codon; substituted 1 base at 1 genomic stop codon), with product MLRLPAVLRQIRPVSRALAPHLTRTYTKDVKFGADARALMLQGVDLLADAVAVTMGPKGRTVIIEQSWGSPKVTKDGVTVAKSVDLKDKYKNIGAKLVQDVANNTNEEAGDGTTTATVLARSIAKEGFEKISKGANPVEIRRGMMLAVDAVIAKLKKQSKPVTTPEEIAQVATISANGDKEIGNIISDAMKKVXRKGVITVKDGKTLNDELEIIEGMKFDRGYISPYFINTSKGQKCEFQDAYVLLSEKKISSVQSIVPALEIANAHRKPLVIIAEDVDGEALSTLVLNRLKVGLQVVAVKAPGFGDNRKNQLKDMAIATGGAVFGEEGLTLNLEDVQPHDLGKVGEVIVTKDDAMLLKGKGDKAQIEKHIQEIIEQLDITTSEYEKEKLNERLAKLSDGVALLKVGGTSDVEVNEKKDRVTDVLNATXAAIEEGIVLGGGCALLRCIPALDSLTPTNEDQKIGIEIIKRTLKIPAMTIAKNAGVEGSLIVEKIMQSSPEVGYDAMLGDFVNMVEKGIIDPTKFVRTALLDAAGVASLLTTAEVVVTEIPKEEKDPAMGGMGGMGGGMGGSMF from the exons ATGCTTCGATTACCCGCAGTCCTTCGCCAAATTAGGCCAGTGTCCAGAGCACTGGCTCCTCATCTCACTCGGACCTATACCAAAGATGTAAAATTTGGTGCAGATGCCCGAGCCTTAATGCTTCAAGGTGTAGACCTTTTAGCTGACGCTGTAGCTGTTACAATGGGGCCAAAGGGAAGAACAGTGATTATTGAACAGAGTTGGGGAAGTCCCAAAGTAACAAAAGATGGTGTGACCGTAGCAAAGTCAGTTGacttaaaagataaatacaaaaatattggcGCTAAACTTGTTCAAGATGTCGCCAATAACACAAATGAAGAGGCTGGGGATGGCACCACTACTGCTACAGTCTTGGCACGCTCTATTGCCAAGGAAGGCTTCGAGAAGATTAGCAAAGGTGCTAATCCCGTGGAAATCAGGAGaggtatgatgttagctgttgaTGCCGTAATTGCTAAACTTAAGAAGCAGTCTAAACCAGTGACAACCCCTGAAGAAATTGCTCAGGTTGCTACCATTTCTGCAAATGGAGACAAAGAAATTGGCAACATCATTTCTGATGCAATGAAAAAGG GAAGAAAGGGTGTCATCACAGTAAAGGATGGAAAAACACTAAATGATGAATTAGAAATTATTGAAGGCATGAAGTTTGATCGAGGTTACATTTCTCCATACTTTATTAATACCTCAAAAGGtcagaaatgtgaatttcaggATGCCTATGTTCTATTGagtgaaaagaaaatttctagCGTCCAGTCCATTGTACCTGCTCTTGAAATTGCCAATGCTCACCGTAAGCCCTTGGTCATAATTGCTGAAGATGTTGATGGAGAAGCTCTGAGTACACTCGTTTTGAATAGGCTAAAAGTTGGTCTTCAGGTTGTAGCAGTCAAAGCTCCAGGTTTTGGTGACAATAGAAAGAACCAGCTTAAAGACATGGCTATTGCTACTGGTGGTGCAGTTTTTGGGGAAGAAGGATTGACTCTAAATCTTGAAGATGTTCAGCCTCACGACTTAGGAAAAGTTGGAGAGGTCATTGTGACCAAAGATGATGCCATGCTCTTAAAAGGAAAAGGTGACAAGGCTCAAATTGAAAAACATATTCAAGAAATCATTGAGCAGTTAGATATTACAACTAGtgaatatgaaaaggaaaagctGAATGAACGTTTGGCAAAACTCTCAGATGGCGTAGCTCTGTTGAAGGTTGGTGGGACGAGTGATGTTGaagtgaatgaaaagaaagacagagTTACAGATGTGCTCAATGCTACATGAGCTGCCATTGAAGAAGGCATTGTTCTAGGAGGGGGTTGTGCCCTGCTTCGGTGCATTCCAGCCTTGGATTCATTAACTCCAACTAACGAAGATCAAAAAATTGGTATAGAAATTATTAAGAGAACACTCAAAATTCCTGCAATGACCATTGCTAAGAATGCAGGTGTTGAAGGATCGTTGATAGTTGAGAAAATTATGCAGAGTTCCCCAGAAGTTGGTTATGATGCTATGCTTGGAGATTTTGTGAATATGGTGGAAAAAGGAATCATTGATCCAACGAAGTTTGTAAGAACTGCTTTATTGGATGCTGCTGGAGTGGCCTCTCTGTTAACTACGGCAGAAGTTGTAGTCACCGAAATTCCTAAAGAAGAGAAGGACCCAGCGATGGGCGGAATGGGTGGAATGGGAGGGGGTATGGGAGGCAGCATGTTCTGA